A section of the Styela clava chromosome 9, kaStyClav1.hap1.2, whole genome shotgun sequence genome encodes:
- the LOC120326838 gene encoding transcription initiation factor TFIID subunit 13-like: protein MADSDGTKQSPQHSKSSSQQDLDKKKRLFFKEIRCMMYGFGDDTNPYTESAELIEELVIEFITELTHKALQIGRPGRVQVEDIVYLIQKDARKYARVKDLLTMNEELKKARRAFDEAKF from the coding sequence ATGGCAGACTCTGATGGTACAAAGCAAAGTCCTCAACATTCAAAATCTAGCAGCCAACAAGATTTAGATAAAAAGAAACGTCTGTTTTTTAAAGAAATTCGATGTATGATGTATGGCTTCGGAGATGATACCAACCCCTATACAGAATCAGCAGAACTCATAGAAGAACTTGTTATAGAATTTATAACAGAACTCACACATAAAGCATTGCAGATCGGAAGGCCTGGAAGAGTGCAAGTTGAAGACATTGTTTATCTCATACAAAAAGATGCAAGAAAATATGCCAGAGTTAAAGACTTATTAACTATGAATGAAGAACTTAAAAAAGCAAGAAGGGCTTTTGATGAAGCGAAGTTTTGA
- the LOC120326826 gene encoding protein C3orf33-like, with protein MDVVNKASEFFDKHIRIVKNAGYVIAGIGVFMIVRRSRLFTKFNAASDIPKDFIQKRIKLRGIVQNVCTNNTLHIEHIPSMSYPAATIVRRFQKQLDNNGLISLDMAGVSMNDVGIDLVRGEIEGKAVWFELLNHVEKDQNAPAVIYRRKYAILRNYNIYVVKMGYGAVDNVPNCYHLKVQQSLQRSLLKAQKKAAIKKRGIWKD; from the exons ATGGATGTTGTGAATAAAGCATCAGAATTTTTTGACAAGCACATTAGGATTGTGAAG AATGCAGGATATGTGATTGCTGGAATAGGTGTTTTTATGATTGTAAGAAGATCAAGACTC TTCACAAAATTCAATGCTGCTTCTGATATTCCGAAAGATTTTATTCAAAAGAGGATCAAACTTCGTGGAATAGTCCAAAATGTTTGCACAAATAACACATTACATATTGAGCATATACCATCAATGTCATATCCAGCTGCAACTATTGTGAGGAGATTTCAAA AACAACTGGATAATAATGGTTTGATATCACTGGATATGGCTGGAGTATCAATGAATGATGTTGGAATTGATCTTGTTAGAGGAGAGATTGAAGGGAAAGCAGTATGGTTTGAATTATTAAATCATGTTGAGAAAGATCAAAATGCTCCTGCTGTTATTTACAGAAGAAAG TATGCCATTCTTCGCAATTATAACATATATGTTGTAAAGATGGGATATGGGGCTGTTGATAATGTACCCAACTGCTATCATCTTAAAGTACAGCAATCTCTTCAGAGATCATTGCTTAAGGCCCAGAAAAAAGCAGCAATCAAGAAAAGAGGAATCTGGAAGGATTGA
- the LOC120326816 gene encoding claudin-7-like — MAKKPIYYASLALNVLGHYGLLVATGIPYWRKSSWQVSDPLYGRIPTFDGLWWQCMSLKTGGFTCSNYGMPTLYVDAGIQACRGLMTTACVLTFFGLIINMLVVDCSNILGNGTKARRSLTLAAGAMILVSWLCTLGATSFYAWQVTYQFYNPYYQEREFKYEYGPCLYVAWVSMAFLLISGCILFFGACKDKGDDEYDGYRYRTPRETIPSSAFDDHRKTDYV; from the exons ATGGCAAAAAAGCCTATATATTATGCGAGCCTTGCGTTAAATGTATTAGGACATTATGGTTTGCTGGTAGCGACAGGGATCCCATACTGGAGGAAAAGCAGTTGGCAA GTGTCTGATCCATTGTATGGCCGTATACCAACATTTGATGGACTATGGTGGCAATGCATGTCTCTGAAAACGGGAGGATTCACATGTAGCAACTACGGGATGCCGACACTATACGTTGATG CTGGAATTCAAGCTTGTCGAGGGCTGATGACGACGGCATGTGTGCTCACGTTTTTCGGCCTTATCATCAACATGTTGGTGGTAGACTGCTCAAATATTTTGGGAAACGGAACTAAAGCAAGGAGAAGTCTGACTCTTGCAGCCGGCGCCATGATTTTAGTTTCAT GGTTATGCACATTGGGAGCAACTTCGTTTTACGCCTGGCAAGTAACATATCAGTTCTACAATCCTTACTACCAAGAAAGGGAATTTAAATATGAATATGGACCTTGCCTGTATGTGGCATGGGTTTCAATGGCATTTT TGCTGATATCCGGATGCATATTATTCTTTGGAGCATGCAAAGATAAGGGGGATGACGAATACGATGGATATCGGTATCGAACACCAAG AGAAACAATACCAAGTTCTGCATTTGATGACCACCGGAAAACCGATTACGTTTGA